A stretch of Clostridium formicaceticum DNA encodes these proteins:
- a CDS encoding ABC transporter ATP-binding protein, whose translation MENILEVKNLCKSYDEFSLKGINFSLEPGYIMGFIGPNGAGKSTTIKAIMNLIKTDAGQIEIFGKDHLKYEKEIKEKIGFVYDENYFYEELTLKEMKKIIAPFYKNWSETIFEKYMKQFNLSLKLKVKELSKGMKMKYSLALALSHDADLIIMDEPTSGLDPIVRSELLDILYEVIQDERKSILFSTHITKDLDKIADYITFINDGKLVFSQAKDEIIESYQIIKGDTSALTENIINHFVGLKQHSFGFEALVKKEIIKKSPLKDSVIYEIPTLEDIMVYTVRGKINV comes from the coding sequence ATGGAAAATATTTTAGAAGTGAAGAATTTGTGTAAAAGTTATGATGAATTTTCCTTAAAAGGAATAAACTTTTCTTTAGAGCCTGGATATATTATGGGTTTTATAGGGCCTAATGGTGCAGGTAAGAGTACCACTATTAAAGCTATTATGAATCTGATAAAAACGGATGCAGGACAAATTGAAATCTTTGGCAAAGATCATCTCAAGTACGAAAAGGAAATTAAAGAAAAAATAGGCTTTGTCTATGACGAGAATTATTTTTATGAGGAACTTACCTTAAAGGAGATGAAAAAAATCATTGCTCCTTTTTATAAAAATTGGAGTGAAACTATTTTTGAAAAATATATGAAACAATTTAATTTATCTTTAAAATTAAAAGTGAAGGAACTATCTAAGGGAATGAAGATGAAATATTCTTTAGCGCTAGCTTTATCCCACGATGCTGATCTTATCATTATGGATGAGCCTACTTCTGGTTTGGACCCTATTGTTAGAAGCGAGCTACTGGATATACTTTATGAGGTTATTCAGGATGAAAGAAAAAGCATTCTATTTTCTACACATATTACAAAAGATTTAGATAAAATTGCGGATTATATCACCTTTATCAACGATGGAAAACTAGTCTTTAGTCAGGCAAAGGACGAAATCATCGAATCCTACCAAATTATTAAAGGAGATACAAGTGCTTTAACAGAGAATATTATAAACCATTTTGTCGGATTAAAACAGCATAGCTTCGGATTTGAGGCCTTAGTGAAGAAAGAAATAATTAAAAAAAGTCCTTTAAAAGATTCTGTTATTTACGAAATACCGACATTAGAGGATATTATGGTTTATACGGTAAGGGGGAAAATCAATGTTTAG
- a CDS encoding ABC-2 transporter permease, which yields MFSLIFKETIIQKKSFLFAILYGMFIFFVFGRGGGGLAPTTYIMGIVATTYIFIQTGCANDDKNKTEIIFNSLPISRREIVTAKYISSILFSIINLFMMMLLGSILSKLFLGKIHMITYGDIIMGLFSTWLLIAFYLPFYFKFGYIKTKYFNMFIFFLFFFAPSSLIPLIIGNPHHPIAKMMISLAPDHSAILLGSLFLAIAAIITFVSINISFIIYRKREL from the coding sequence ATGTTTAGTTTAATTTTCAAAGAAACAATTATACAAAAAAAATCTTTTTTATTTGCAATATTATATGGCATGTTTATTTTCTTTGTCTTTGGCAGAGGAGGCGGAGGCTTAGCACCTACAACTTATATTATGGGGATAGTGGCAACTACCTATATTTTTATTCAAACGGGATGTGCTAATGATGATAAAAATAAAACAGAGATCATATTCAATAGCCTCCCTATCAGTAGAAGAGAAATTGTCACTGCAAAGTATATTTCCTCTATCCTATTTTCTATCATTAATCTTTTTATGATGATGCTATTAGGAAGTATTTTATCCAAACTGTTTTTAGGGAAAATTCACATGATTACCTACGGGGATATCATTATGGGACTTTTCAGTACATGGTTACTGATAGCCTTCTATCTCCCTTTTTACTTCAAATTTGGTTATATTAAAACCAAGTACTTTAATATGTTTATCTTTTTTCTATTTTTCTTTGCTCCCAGTAGTTTAATACCTTTGATTATAGGTAATCCTCATCATCCTATAGCAAAGATGATGATAAGTTTAGCACCAGATCACTCAGCTATACTTTTAGGAAGCTTGTTTTTAGCAATAGCAGCTATCATTACATTTGTCTCAATAAACATTTCCTTTATAATTTACAGAAAACGGGAGTTATAG
- a CDS encoding FtsX-like permease family protein has protein sequence MKLTTLALRNIRRNFSKYMMYFFSLSFSVFTAYSFLALMQNQQVMTAFTYDTRYKSMLSSFGVIIMVFVMFFLISSNNSFIKARKKEISTYALFGMTNSKIGKLLFLETMMVGVTALAIGIGVGIFFSKLTAMVLLDISLAAFTGNIVFSLDLKAIYITVILFLTIFSLMGLSGLRVIGKFELVDLFKGEKASEGKSEGSSILLLLSLLFMGAGYYLASSSNPQRVVMAAIPILVLVIVGTYLFFWGGLPKVLYLIKRNKNNYYKGVNLIATSAFSHRMKSIASVMATIAVLSAVATTAIATGFTLYRNMEKNTYDMIGYDMYFYGGQEELLEEVYEAFERYNISLIESYTTERYQAVPQMQTIMIEGRTYLSSEDDYFRVYSESVYNKLISLSRAQLKALQINPGEAVYIQAFNTVSNSSKTIEKAVLGQNLTFFDREVKINAVLNSSILSFGAMHIIVLNDDEFAALLQQGDITNRKESGEHYDQVSVFKYEDPLQNHDFHGALGEILRGRVGSYRIAYHHYAESLETFGLVCFIGFFMSGVFMLMTASLLYFKQVMAAEEERHQYKMLRKIGMDGETEKKVIAKRLLPVFLIPLLLGIVHSMFAMKAADTMVFSNMIPVDNSYLTVLAFSAVMYGAYGIVYGIFYFITKEQYKKILR, from the coding sequence ATGAAACTTACCACATTAGCCCTTCGAAATATAAGAAGAAACTTTTCAAAGTATATGATGTATTTCTTCTCCCTAAGCTTTAGCGTCTTTACAGCCTATTCCTTTCTTGCCTTGATGCAGAATCAACAGGTAATGACGGCCTTTACCTACGATACTAGATATAAGTCTATGTTAAGCAGCTTTGGTGTAATTATTATGGTGTTTGTGATGTTTTTCTTAATAAGCTCTAATAATAGCTTTATCAAGGCAAGGAAAAAGGAAATCTCCACCTATGCTTTGTTTGGTATGACAAATAGCAAGATCGGTAAATTGCTTTTCTTAGAAACCATGATGGTGGGCGTTACGGCCCTTGCTATAGGAATTGGGGTGGGGATATTCTTTTCAAAGCTAACGGCAATGGTTTTACTGGACATTTCCTTGGCGGCTTTTACCGGAAATATTGTTTTTAGTCTTGACTTAAAGGCCATTTATATAACTGTTATATTGTTCTTAACGATATTTTCTCTTATGGGTTTATCGGGACTACGGGTGATTGGTAAATTTGAACTGGTGGATCTATTTAAAGGGGAGAAGGCATCTGAAGGGAAATCAGAGGGATCTAGTATTCTATTACTTTTATCACTTTTATTCATGGGTGCTGGTTATTATCTAGCCTCTAGTAGTAATCCACAAAGGGTGGTAATGGCGGCGATACCCATTCTAGTCCTTGTTATTGTAGGGACCTATCTTTTCTTTTGGGGAGGTCTGCCAAAGGTATTATATCTGATAAAAAGAAACAAAAACAATTATTATAAAGGCGTAAACTTGATAGCAACCTCTGCCTTTTCCCATAGGATGAAGTCTATTGCCTCTGTTATGGCCACTATCGCTGTTTTATCGGCAGTAGCCACCACCGCTATCGCAACTGGATTTACCCTCTATCGAAACATGGAGAAAAATACCTATGATATGATCGGCTATGACATGTATTTTTACGGAGGACAGGAAGAACTGCTGGAGGAGGTCTATGAAGCCTTTGAAAGATATAATATTTCTCTTATAGAAAGCTATACTACTGAAAGATACCAGGCAGTTCCACAGATGCAAACCATTATGATAGAGGGGCGAACATATCTCTCAAGTGAGGATGATTATTTCCGAGTATATTCTGAATCCGTTTATAACAAACTAATTTCTTTGTCAAGAGCTCAATTAAAGGCACTTCAAATCAATCCCGGTGAAGCAGTGTATATACAGGCTTTTAATACTGTTTCCAATAGCAGCAAAACCATTGAAAAAGCAGTTCTTGGACAAAATTTGACTTTTTTTGATAGAGAAGTAAAGATCAACGCTGTATTGAATTCCAGCATCTTGTCCTTTGGGGCAATGCATATTATTGTCTTAAATGATGATGAATTTGCAGCACTTCTCCAACAAGGGGATATTACAAATAGGAAAGAAAGCGGTGAACACTATGATCAGGTAAGTGTTTTTAAATATGAAGATCCTCTGCAAAACCATGATTTCCATGGTGCATTAGGAGAAATTTTAAGGGGAAGGGTAGGAAGCTATAGAATCGCCTATCATCATTATGCTGAATCGTTGGAGACCTTTGGGCTAGTATGCTTTATCGGCTTTTTCATGAGCGGGGTATTTATGTTGATGACAGCAAGCCTTTTGTATTTCAAGCAGGTTATGGCGGCAGAGGAGGAACGTCATCAGTATAAGATGCTTAGAAAAATCGGTATGGATGGTGAAACGGAAAAAAAGGTAATCGCAAAGAGATTACTACCGGTTTTCTTGATACCTCTTTTACTGGGGATTGTACACAGTATGTTTGCCATGAAGGCAGCGGATACTATGGTGTTTTCTAATATGATACCGGTGGACAACTCTTATCTTACTGTGCTTGCCTTCTCTGCTGTGATGTATGGTGCTTATGGGATTGTATATGGTATATTCTATTTCATTACAAAAGAGCAATATAAAAAAATTCTCCGTTAG
- a CDS encoding ABC transporter ATP-binding protein — protein sequence MEILKVENISKVYGRKKSSKQYTALRNISFEVNEGEFIGVMGASGSGKTTLLNILGSIDKPTSGRYMMNGKDIATLKKNELASHRINNIGFIFQDYNLLETMTLKENILLPLALKGCKADIMEEKLSHMAKDLGIIEELDKYPYEVSGGQQQRAAACRALITNPKMILADEPTGNLDSKSGKDLLALLTFINKEYKATILMVTHDVFAASYCQKILFIRDGEIYNELYAGDSKKKFFDAIIEVMSVLGGEGK from the coding sequence GTGGAAATATTAAAAGTAGAAAACATTAGCAAAGTATATGGAAGGAAAAAAAGTTCCAAGCAATATACGGCACTTAGGAATATTAGCTTTGAAGTAAATGAAGGGGAATTTATCGGTGTAATGGGAGCATCGGGGTCAGGAAAAACCACCCTTCTAAATATTTTGGGAAGTATTGATAAACCTACAAGTGGCAGATATATGATGAATGGAAAGGATATTGCAACCCTAAAGAAAAATGAACTGGCTAGTCATAGAATCAACAATATAGGTTTTATTTTTCAAGACTATAATCTTCTGGAAACCATGACATTAAAGGAAAATATTTTATTGCCCTTGGCTTTGAAGGGATGTAAGGCAGATATTATGGAGGAGAAGCTTTCTCATATGGCCAAGGATCTAGGAATTATAGAAGAACTTGACAAATATCCCTATGAGGTTTCAGGAGGCCAACAACAGCGGGCTGCCGCATGTCGCGCTTTAATTACCAATCCTAAAATGATTCTTGCGGATGAACCTACCGGCAACCTTGACTCTAAATCAGGAAAAGATCTGCTGGCTCTTTTAACCTTTATCAACAAAGAATATAAAGCAACAATTTTAATGGTAACCCACGATGTATTTGCTGCCAGTTATTGCCAGAAGATTTTATTTATCCGTGATGGGGAAATCTATAATGAATTATATGCAGGGGATAGCAAAAAGAAATTTTTTGATGCTATTATAGAGGTAATGAGTGTCCTTGGGGGTGAGGGAAAATGA
- a CDS encoding sensor histidine kinase — protein sequence MNFIKYLKERWITYGFITIAFVFSAAIYKLDTSFNITASNANYILAGWLLMFASFIMIDYSVFNYRVENFKKYCRLNASSEDMEDFNYPLDKEYAELIYNIATQYEKYKLDIHKKSSEELEFITKWLHDVKVPISAARLILENHENDISGDFYEGMDKELFAIEESVQRIFYEMKSNSLHDDYKIAKINTQRLIAQALKGYSNFFSYKKINIFFVGENYDVLTDEKWSGYVLSQIISNAVKHTPIEGKITITTEKRGNEVAISIKNTGQGILQKDIGQIFRKGYTSSEERSGMKATGYGLYLSKKLSNMLGHKLTVESEYGKYATFHLTFIEKETLYHVTKM from the coding sequence ATGAACTTTATAAAGTATTTAAAAGAGCGATGGATCACTTATGGTTTTATCACGATTGCCTTTGTTTTTTCTGCTGCAATTTATAAATTGGATACAAGCTTTAATATAACAGCATCAAATGCCAACTATATTTTAGCAGGATGGCTACTGATGTTTGCAAGTTTCATCATGATCGATTACAGCGTATTCAATTATCGTGTAGAAAATTTCAAAAAGTATTGTCGTTTAAACGCTTCTTCGGAGGATATGGAGGATTTCAACTATCCTCTAGATAAGGAATATGCTGAATTGATATATAATATAGCCACCCAATATGAAAAGTACAAGTTGGATATACATAAGAAATCATCAGAGGAATTGGAATTTATTACAAAATGGCTTCATGATGTTAAGGTCCCTATTTCTGCAGCAAGACTGATATTAGAAAACCATGAAAATGATATTTCAGGTGACTTTTACGAAGGGATGGATAAAGAACTATTTGCAATAGAGGAATCAGTACAAAGAATTTTCTATGAAATGAAGTCAAATAGTCTCCATGATGATTATAAAATAGCAAAAATAAATACCCAAAGGTTAATTGCTCAGGCACTGAAGGGATATTCCAACTTCTTTAGCTATAAGAAGATTAATATTTTCTTTGTAGGGGAGAATTATGATGTTTTAACAGATGAAAAGTGGAGCGGCTATGTATTATCTCAGATCATATCCAACGCTGTAAAGCATACACCAATTGAAGGGAAAATAACTATTACAACCGAAAAGAGGGGAAATGAAGTTGCCATATCTATAAAAAACACGGGACAAGGAATTCTTCAAAAGGACATAGGGCAGATATTCCGTAAGGGGTACACCTCTTCTGAAGAGAGAAGTGGTATGAAGGCCACAGGTTATGGGCTATATCTTTCAAAGAAATTGAGTAATATGCTAGGGCATAAACTAACAGTAGAATCTGAATACGGTAAATATGCTACCTTTCATTTAACCTTTATAGAAAAGGAAACCCTGTATCATGTGACAAAAATGTAA
- a CDS encoding response regulator transcription factor, with protein MYKILIIEDDPTISSIIEEKLEKWGYKTSRVQVFHDILGDYTSFEPHLILMDINLPYYDGFYWCGKIRQLSNVPIIFISSRDTDGDKIRAISQGGDDYIEKPFSMDLLIAKVQAILRRAYSYSDQTLNILQHKEMLLDIEHLKVFCGEEAAALTRNEGKILTMLIRNHDKIVSRTRLMKALWDDESFVDDNTLTVNINRLRRKLQAIGLEGYVKTIKGEGYRLI; from the coding sequence ATGTATAAAATATTAATTATTGAAGATGATCCTACGATATCTTCTATTATTGAGGAAAAACTAGAGAAATGGGGGTATAAAACTTCACGGGTTCAGGTGTTTCATGATATACTGGGGGATTATACCTCTTTTGAACCTCATCTTATACTCATGGACATTAACTTACCCTATTATGATGGGTTTTATTGGTGCGGGAAAATTAGGCAGCTATCTAATGTTCCTATTATTTTTATATCCTCTAGAGATACAGATGGGGACAAGATACGGGCTATTTCACAAGGGGGAGATGACTATATTGAAAAGCCTTTTTCCATGGATCTACTGATTGCCAAGGTACAGGCTATACTGCGGAGAGCCTATTCCTATAGCGACCAAACATTGAATATACTACAGCATAAGGAGATGCTATTGGATATAGAACATCTAAAAGTATTCTGTGGCGAAGAAGCAGCAGCCCTTACACGGAATGAGGGGAAAATATTGACGATGCTGATTAGAAATCATGATAAGATTGTAAGTCGCACACGTTTGATGAAGGCGTTGTGGGATGATGAGAGTTTTGTGGATGATAATACCTTGACTGTTAATATAAATCGCTTACGCAGAAAATTACAAGCCATTGGTTTAGAGGGGTATGTGAAGACCATTAAAGGAGAAGGGTATAGATTAATATGA
- a CDS encoding helix-turn-helix domain-containing protein: MINAAVGENIRRIRNSRNLTIEKLAEVTGVSKSMLGQIERGDANPTITTVWKIANGLKVPFSVLIELPEVETRVIDKSQIALMISDDGLYECSPFFPFDSKRNFEMYEMTLQPTCKALGEPHPKGTLEYIIVFDGEIVIEHGNQVDKVKKGQAIKFNADTVHCYYNAGTEIARFVLLIHYSYDAI, from the coding sequence ATGATTAATGCAGCTGTAGGAGAAAATATAAGAAGAATTCGGAATTCTAGAAACCTGACAATTGAAAAATTAGCAGAAGTTACTGGGGTAAGCAAAAGCATGCTAGGCCAAATTGAACGTGGTGATGCTAATCCAACCATTACAACCGTGTGGAAAATTGCAAATGGCCTTAAAGTTCCCTTCTCCGTACTTATCGAGTTACCAGAAGTAGAAACGCGTGTCATTGATAAAAGTCAAATAGCACTGATGATAAGCGATGATGGGCTTTATGAATGCTCACCATTTTTTCCATTTGACTCAAAGAGAAACTTTGAAATGTATGAAATGACACTTCAACCAACCTGCAAAGCACTGGGTGAACCACATCCCAAAGGTACGTTGGAGTATATCATCGTTTTTGACGGTGAAATCGTCATTGAGCATGGAAATCAAGTGGACAAAGTAAAGAAGGGACAAGCCATTAAATTTAATGCCGATACAGTCCACTGCTACTATAATGCAGGCACAGAAATTGCCAGATTTGTCCTACTCATCCATTACTCATATGACGCAATTTAA
- a CDS encoding HDIG domain-containing metalloprotein — MITREHAYELLTKYNKSKSLIIHGLAVEAVMRYFARKNNEDEKYWGIVGLLHDIDYELYPDEHCHKSKEILEKEGVDDDIIHAVISHGWNICIDVEPTRKMEKVLYAIDELTGLITAAVLMRPDKSILELEVKSVKKKFKSKSFAAGVDREVILAGCEMIAMDLDTVILWTIEGMKEAATELELAGI; from the coding sequence ATGATAACCAGAGAACATGCTTATGAATTACTAACAAAGTACAATAAAAGCAAGTCATTGATTATCCATGGTCTTGCTGTAGAGGCTGTAATGCGCTATTTTGCTAGAAAAAATAATGAAGATGAGAAATATTGGGGTATTGTTGGTCTTCTACATGATATTGATTACGAGCTCTATCCAGATGAACATTGTCACAAAAGCAAAGAAATTCTGGAAAAAGAAGGGGTTGATGATGATATCATTCATGCAGTAATCTCTCATGGATGGAATATCTGTATTGATGTAGAGCCTACTCGCAAAATGGAAAAGGTATTATATGCCATCGATGAACTTACAGGATTGATAACGGCGGCAGTTTTAATGCGACCAGATAAAAGTATATTAGAACTTGAAGTTAAGTCAGTAAAGAAGAAGTTTAAATCAAAAAGTTTTGCCGCTGGTGTAGATCGTGAAGTTATTCTTGCTGGCTGTGAAATGATAGCTATGGATTTAGATACAGTCATTCTTTGGACAATTGAAGGCATGAAGGAGGCAGCAACTGAGCTTGAGCTTGCTGGTATATAA
- a CDS encoding SiaB family protein kinase: MESNNIYRLQKQLKESNIELIFSGTFSQGLIEELGDALRLRLLDQQVTKGKVSAAFFTFVELAQNIRNYLKSKETEEDYFMVSGSGVIAITKTQHGYCVNSGNIIFNSDIENLKEKLDKILSLDMESLKRHYKEVMRTEIDKETGGAGLGLVQIARKASRPIEYHFEKINETLSFYTLTVSV; encoded by the coding sequence ATGGAAAGCAACAATATTTATAGGCTCCAAAAGCAGTTGAAGGAGTCTAATATTGAATTAATTTTTTCAGGAACCTTTTCCCAGGGATTGATCGAAGAACTAGGGGATGCTTTAAGGCTAAGATTATTAGACCAACAGGTAACGAAAGGAAAAGTCAGTGCAGCATTTTTTACCTTTGTTGAGTTAGCTCAAAACATAAGAAATTATCTTAAGTCAAAAGAAACAGAAGAAGATTATTTCATGGTTTCTGGATCAGGTGTTATCGCAATTACCAAAACCCAGCATGGATACTGCGTCAATTCTGGAAATATTATTTTTAATAGCGATATAGAAAATTTAAAAGAAAAACTCGATAAAATACTATCTTTGGATATGGAATCCCTAAAACGTCACTATAAAGAAGTAATGAGAACAGAGATTGACAAAGAGACAGGAGGAGCAGGTCTTGGCCTGGTGCAGATTGCAAGAAAAGCATCTAGGCCTATTGAATATCATTTTGAAAAAATAAATGAGACTTTATCATTTTATACATTAACAGTCTCTGTGTGA
- a CDS encoding DUF1987 domain-containing protein has protein sequence MNKYIVEGTKSTPYVALDYDEKKLVFEGQSYPENAYNVYEPIYKWLDEYFAKVEEEETIAEFFLSYINTSSTKCLIVLIEKLNKAYLQGKKIIIHWIYDEENGFDYEMGQDLMEDVDIPFLFIPAEDTN, from the coding sequence ATGAATAAATATATTGTTGAAGGTACAAAAAGCACACCCTACGTAGCATTAGATTATGATGAAAAAAAATTAGTGTTTGAAGGTCAGTCTTATCCGGAAAATGCCTATAACGTATATGAGCCTATTTATAAATGGTTAGATGAATATTTTGCTAAAGTTGAAGAAGAAGAAACAATAGCAGAATTTTTCCTATCCTACATCAACACCAGTAGTACTAAGTGTCTAATTGTCTTAATAGAAAAGCTTAACAAAGCTTATCTTCAAGGTAAAAAAATAATCATCCATTGGATTTATGATGAAGAGAATGGCTTTGATTATGAGATGGGGCAAGATTTAATGGAGGATGTTGACATACCTTTTCTCTTTATACCAGCAGAAGATACTAACTAA
- a CDS encoding SpoIIE family protein phosphatase, with translation MIKNRESNTIGKGYIYVLTENLFRIVLLASILISLAVIITGILSYNSTKNALIAKTQSQDLIFIVKSMSEKIEGRIQRAMETSYIIAKDPYNHEWLMNAEMHMDQGEIILNRLKDIAVSYDYDSTFIASTQTHHYYFADSTHSNIHNTHLMILSKENPADIWFYDTLTSKKPISLNVDFNRGLNDTFLFVNALVGNTDAPLGIAGVGLSLREISSEFQQFKVGEKSNLWLIDENNIIKLSDDLDNRGKNVREFLPHEVINQMQNQILNNEDDYFVSEYKNIDGEMIDYAFYTLHSSDWILYYQLPRSESISLIASLRTSTTLTIILVLLFFVTVFYIITKKIANPYRQAILLNKELEKKVTERTQELKETNVKVMDSIDYAKRMQESILPSKKDLQRIFKEYFVIWRPRDVVGGDFYWLQEVEDTIVLAVGDCTGHGVPGALMTMTVNAILYNIIDTQNKDNPEIILKELHQRLKQALHKDSNTQATDDGLDIAICCIKNKSQLIYAGAKIDLYIKNPQELRIFKGSKKSVGYHVTNLDANLSNVVLPIKEGDVFILTSDGFLHQNGGPKNYPFGTKRFHQLIEKCDVSSMPSMKAIFEKTLEEYMKDESQRDDISLIAFKMQ, from the coding sequence ATGATAAAGAACAGGGAATCAAATACCATAGGCAAAGGCTATATCTATGTACTCACTGAAAATTTATTTAGAATTGTACTGTTAGCCAGTATTCTGATATCTTTGGCTGTTATCATCACTGGTATTCTCAGCTATAACAGTACAAAAAATGCCTTAATAGCTAAAACCCAGTCACAAGATCTTATTTTTATTGTTAAGTCTATGTCTGAAAAAATCGAAGGCAGAATCCAGCGGGCCATGGAAACCTCCTATATTATCGCAAAAGACCCTTATAATCATGAATGGTTAATGAATGCAGAGATGCATATGGACCAAGGAGAGATTATTTTAAATAGGTTGAAGGATATTGCTGTTTCTTATGATTATGACAGTACGTTTATTGCTAGTACGCAAACCCATCATTATTATTTTGCAGATAGTACGCATTCAAACATCCATAACACCCATTTGATGATACTGTCAAAAGAAAATCCAGCTGATATTTGGTTTTATGACACCCTCACTTCAAAAAAGCCAATATCACTGAATGTAGATTTTAATAGAGGGTTAAATGATACTTTTTTATTTGTAAATGCCTTGGTTGGAAATACTGATGCTCCTTTAGGTATCGCAGGTGTGGGATTAAGTCTTCGTGAAATATCTTCAGAATTTCAACAATTCAAAGTTGGAGAAAAGAGTAATCTATGGCTAATCGATGAAAATAATATTATCAAGCTATCAGATGATCTTGATAATAGAGGAAAAAATGTTAGAGAATTTCTTCCTCATGAAGTCATCAATCAAATGCAAAATCAAATCCTGAACAATGAAGATGATTATTTTGTATCTGAATACAAAAACATTGACGGCGAAATGATTGATTATGCTTTTTACACCCTTCATTCAAGTGACTGGATATTGTACTATCAATTACCGAGGTCTGAAAGCATTTCTTTAATTGCTTCACTTAGAACAAGTACAACTTTAACAATTATATTGGTACTACTGTTTTTTGTGACGGTGTTTTATATAATAACTAAGAAAATAGCCAATCCTTATAGACAAGCAATATTACTAAACAAAGAATTAGAAAAAAAAGTAACTGAAAGAACTCAGGAGCTAAAAGAAACCAACGTAAAAGTAATGGATAGCATTGATTATGCTAAGAGAATGCAAGAATCTATTCTTCCCTCCAAGAAGGATTTACAAAGAATTTTTAAAGAGTACTTTGTCATTTGGCGTCCTCGAGATGTGGTGGGCGGTGATTTCTATTGGCTACAGGAAGTTGAAGATACCATTGTATTGGCGGTAGGTGATTGCACTGGTCATGGCGTACCAGGCGCACTCATGACCATGACAGTAAATGCTATCCTTTACAATATTATCGATACCCAAAATAAAGATAATCCGGAAATTATCCTTAAAGAGCTGCATCAACGCTTAAAACAAGCTTTACATAAGGATAGTAATACCCAGGCTACGGATGATGGCTTGGATATTGCTATATGCTGCATAAAAAACAAATCCCAATTGATTTATGCAGGAGCAAAAATAGATTTATATATAAAAAACCCGCAAGAATTACGGATATTCAAAGGATCTAAAAAAAGTGTCGGGTATCATGTCACAAACCTAGATGCAAATTTGTCCAATGTTGTACTGCCCATAAAAGAAGGAGATGTCTTTATACTTACTTCAGATGGCTTCCTGCACCAGAACGGTGGCCCTAAGAATTATCCTTTTGGAACCAAACGTTTCCACCAACTTATAGAAAAATGTGATGTCTCCTCTATGCCATCGATGAAAGCTATCTTTGAAAAGACCTTGGAAGAATATATGAAGGATGAATCGCAACGTGATGATATTTCTTTGATAGCATTTAAAATGCAATAG